The genomic region TCGATTCAACGCTGAAAGTTTGCCAGCGACTCGCCTACATTATCCCTCAGTATGGGAGTTCAACCAATCATGAAACGTTCCATCCTGGTCGTCTGCTTGTCGCTTCTCGCCGCAGTTGCTTCCGCTGGGAGCCTCCGACTCTCCGATGGCTGGATTCGCCTTCTGCCGGCTGGCGTCCCGGCGGCCGGATACTTTGCGCTGCGCAATGCTGGCAGAGCACCTGCTCAGCTGGTGGCCGCCACCTCACCCGCGTTTGGAGAGGTGATGCTCCACAAAAGCACGGAAGAAAAGGGACGCAGCACCATGGTGCACCTTGATAAGGTGGAGGTGCCGGCCGGCGGCGAGGTCGTGTTCAAGCCCGGTAGCTATCATCTTATGTTGATCAAGCCCACGCGAGCACTGCGCATCGGTGAAAAGGTGTCAGTGACCTTTGAATT from Betaproteobacteria bacterium harbors:
- a CDS encoding copper chaperone PCu(A)C, which produces MGVQPIMKRSILVVCLSLLAAVASAGSLRLSDGWIRLLPAGVPAAGYFALRNAGRAPAQLVAATSPAFGEVMLHKSTEEKGRSTMVHLDKVEVPAGGEVVFKPGSYHLMLIKPTRALRIGEKVSVTFEFANGEKITEQFEVRGPSGK